One stretch of Punica granatum isolate Tunisia-2019 chromosome 5, ASM765513v2, whole genome shotgun sequence DNA includes these proteins:
- the LOC116208517 gene encoding NDR1/HIN1-like protein 1 → MSVKGKDCGKHGYGRKRLFRRICAGLLIFNFILLVTILLVWAILQPKKPRFVLQDVTVYAFNASVPNLLTSNFQITLSSRNPNDKMGIYYDRLDVYATYHSQQITLRTRILPSYQGHKEVDVWSPFIYGTSVPVAPYNSLALAQDQSAGMVNVLIKIDGRVRWKIGTFITGRYHLYVKCPAYISFGSRSSGISVGSNAVKYQLVQRCSVNV, encoded by the exons ATGTCGGTGAAGGGGAAGGACTGCGGGAAGCACGGGTACGGGAGGAAGAGGTTATTCCGGCGGATATGTGCGGGGCTGCTGATATTCAACTTCATACTGCTGGTGACGATCCTTCTGGTGTGGGCCATCCTCCAACCCAAGAAGCCGCGGTTCGTGCTGCAGGACGTGACCGTCTATGCCTTCAACGCCTCGGTCCCGAACTTGCTCACATCTAACTTCCAGATCACCCTCTCCTCCCGCAACCCTAATGACAAGATGGGCATCTACTACGACCGCCTCGACGTCTACGCCACCTACCACAGCCAGCAGATCACTCTCCGGACCCGCATCCTCCCCAGCTACCAG GGCCACAAGGAGGTGGATGTATGGTCCCCGTTCATCTACGGGACGAGCGTGCCGGTGGCGCCGTACAACTCGCTGGCCCTAGCCCAGGACCAGTCAGCCGGCATGGTCAACGTGCTGATCAAGATCGATGGGCGGGTGCGGTGGAAGATCGGTACGTTCATCACTGGGCGTTACCACCTCTATGTCAAGTGCCCTGCCTACATCTCCTTCGGCAGCCGGAGCAGCGGCATCTCCGTCGGGAGCAACGCGGTGAAGTACCAGCTCGTGCAGCGCTGCAGCGTTAACGTCTGA
- the LOC116206773 gene encoding uncharacterized protein LOC116206773 — MSGNLSKLAIVLTVVFAVSVTALVAQLICVKWRQRRFRRRSLGAGDRESNSSAADVAAAFYSPSKELLYFFCWKNQSRVEPNGRVHEARSSTTESEEDIDDILKWHGTMFGPPRFLFTIREDQEREVESESDVINNNSNGSGPSAPPVEEIMRKRVSLRECLEAPEAEAEALPVAEAEADDEVAVTVVSFDVTPFSTPCASPTYFTPSPSPARDSHVDTHPEGDTSDLSIAGLRSSVEERKAPEFVSLEIGVA, encoded by the coding sequence ATGAGCGGAAATCTGAGCAAGCTCGCGATCGTGCTCACAGTCGTCTTCGCGGTGTCTGTCACGGCCTTGGTTGCACAGCTCATCTGTGTCAAGTGGCGGCAGAGGCGGTTCCGAAGGCGGAGCCTCGGGGCGGGTGACCGCGAGTCCAATTCCAGTGCGGCGGATGTCGCAGCCGCCTTCTACTCGCCCTCCAAGGAGCTGCTCTACTTCTTCTGCTGGAAGAACCAGTCCCGAGTCGAGCCCAACGGGAGGGTTCATGAGGCCCGGTCCAGCACGACCGAGTCTGAGGAGGATATCGACGACATCCTGAAGTGGCACGGGACCATGTTCGGTCCCCCGAGGTTCCTCTTCACCATCAGGGAAGACCAAGAGCGAGAAGTCGAGTCGGAGTCCGACGTTATTAACAACAACAGCAACGGCAGTGGCCCCAGTGCTCCTCCGGTGGAGGAGATCATGAGGAAGAGGGTGTCCCTGCGGGAGTGTTTGGAAGCGCCCGAGGCCGAGGCCGAGGCCCTACCGGTGGCAGAGGCGGAGGCAGACGATGAAGTAGCCGTAACGGTTGTCTCGTTCGATGTGACCCCGTTCTCGACCCCCTGCGCCTCGCCTACATACTTCACCCCGTCGCCTTCTCCAGCACGTGACAGTCACGTGGACACCCATCCTGAAGGGGACACTAGTGATCTTTCCATCGCAGGCCTCCGAAGCTCTGTGGAAGAACGTAAGGCACCGGAATTTGTTAGCTTAGAAATTGGTGTGGCATAA